GACGGCTCTGCTGTCACCGTGGTGACCTTCCCGATGGACGCGGGACTGGTCGCCGAGCGCGGCATTCCCGACGGAGAAGGAAGCTTCTTTCTCCTCCTGCCTCGCGGTCACCTCGCCGGCATGGGCCTGCGTGGCGGAGACCTGGTCGGCGTGCGCCGCGTCGAGGCCGGGATCGCACTGGAGAAGGTCGACGAAGACACGGTCTCCACGGACACCGCCGCGCTGGGTGGAGCCCTGACCGCACTTCTGGACGACCGTCACGCGGTCGATCTTCAGCTCGCGATCGTCACCACGTGCGCGAACGACCCGTCGCTGTTCACTCAGCCGCTGCCACCGCTCGGGACGACTCTTCCCGACCTCGGCTTCATTCGGTACGGCGACTGGCTCCAGCTCGCGATGCCGCCGGAAGAGGTTCTGAGCCATCGTTACGGCTTGGACGAAAAGGACGCACGCTCGGCGGCGGCCATCATCTCTCACTTTCAGCGCGGCGAGCCCGGTGAGGACGACCTCTTGCTGGGCATGTCCGACTCGGCTGTTGCCGAGGCGGTCCTGTTGGAGCTGCAACCGGCCGATCCCGATCGACTGCACGTCTTCGCCGAGTCCGTTGGCCAGCGACTCGCGGCCGTCGGACACTGGCTGCACGGCCGCGCGTACGAGCTGGACGGCGACGTCATCGCGGCCGAAAACGCCTTGCTGGCCGCTGAAAAACTCGACTCGCAGTGGGAGCCCATCGTCAGCGACCTGCTCTACTACGCGAACGACCGCGGCAACGCGGCCCGCGGCCTGGAGCTGCTGCGGCGGCTCGGGTCCGGTCACCCGTTGTCGCCGATTTTCCAGAAGTTCCAGCCACAACCGCGGCCGGATCTGGGCCGCAACAAGCCGTGCTGGTGTGGCTCCGGCCGCAAATACAAGGCGTGCCACCTGAGAAGCGAGATCCTGCCGTTGGACGTGCGGGCCTCCTGGCTCTATCAGAAGGCGGAAGTCTTCCAGCTGGACAACATCGAGTCCGCGGAGCTTCTCCAAACGCTGGCCTACCGCCGAGCGCGCCACAGCGGCTGGCACGAGGACCCGTTGCCAGCTGACGCGATGCTCTTCGAAGGCGGAATGTTCGCCAGGTTTCTGGCCGTACGCGGCGCCCTGTTGCCCGCGGACGAACACATCCTGGCCGAACAATGGCTGCTGGTGGAGCGGTCCGTTCACCAGATCAAGCACATCCGACCGGGCCGCGGGCTCACGATGCGCGATCTGCGTACGGGTGACGTGCACGAAGTCCGCGAACGCACCGCGAGCCGGACACTGCGGACCGGCGACCTGGTCTGCTGCCGCGTCGTACCGGCCGGCGACACCATGCAGATCTTCGGCGGCATCGAGCCGGTTTCGTTGGGACAACGGGACAAGCTGATCGAGCTGTTGGACCGCGGGCCGGCAGCCGAGGAACTTGTCGACTTCCTCACCGCGCGCTTCGCTCCCCCGCAGTTGGTCAACACCGACGGCGATCCACTCATGGTGCGCGAGGCAACCCTCGCTGTCACCGACCGCAACGCTCTCCGCGATGCCCTTGATCGCGCGTACGAAAGAAATGACGACGGCTCGGATGAATGGATGGATTTCAACAACACGCAACACATCCGCGCGACGCTCCATCTCGACACGCAGCTGCGTGTGTCGACCAACAGCGAAAACCGCCTCGACCGCGTACTGGACCAGCTGCGTACGCTGGACCCGTCGCTCGTGGTCGTCGACCAGTCCCGCGAGTCGATGGACGACGTGCGTACAACCACCGCACCGTCGCTTCCCGCGTACGACACCGAAACGGCGCACATCCTGGAGCAGCATGTCCGCGAATACGAACGAAAATGGCTCGACGAGCCGATTCCGGCGCTGTCCGGTCACACTCCACGCGAGGCCGCCGCGGACCCCACCCGCCGCGACGATCTGACCCGCCTCCTCGACTCCTTTCCCGACGACGAAAGCAATCCAGGAGCGACGAGCCCTCGCCGCCTCCGCGCCGCCCTCAATCTCTGATGTCGATCTGAGAAAATCCTTGCAGCCGACCTTGCGAAAAGCTTGCCGTGAATTTCGTGCGTTAGCTTGAAAAATCGCCGCTGCCGCTTGACACGTACACCTCATTGAGGTGTCCTTATCCGCGCCCTTCCGGCGCTGTGTGTCCAAAAGCAGAACAGGTCATTGCTGATGTCCATCGCTATGCGTACGTTGATCGTCGGTGTGCTGCTCGCCGCGCTCACCGCCTGTTCCGCCACACCGCTCACCGGCTTGACCGACGCACAGGCGCTCCAGGTGGCCGAGGACATTCTGCTGCGCGGCTGTCTGCGCAAACTCGGCTTCGACTTCATCGTCACTGATCCGCGTACGTTGCCGCAGGCCCGCGAGTTTCCATACGTCATCGACGATGTCGCCTGGGCTCGCCAACACGGCTATGGCACGGACATCCAGCGCGCACAGGACCAGGCGCGCCGAAACGACCCCAACGCCAAATACGTGCAGAGCCTGTCCTCGCAGCGTCAAGCCGCACTGCTGGCCGCCGAAAACGGGCCCAGTCCAAGCGGACTGACCATCACCACCGTCGATGGCCTGCAATACAGCCGAAATCCGCACAGCTGCAGCTCTCAGGCGCAACAACAACTCTACGGCGACCTCGCCGGCTGGTTCGGTTCGAAAGCCTCGATGGACTCGATAAAATACCTGCGGATCACCACCGTACAACGCGATCCGGCATTCCTGCAGGCCGGCCACACCTGGTCCGCCTGCATGCAACGCTCTGGCTATCACTACGCAAACCCTGCCGCAATCCGCGCCGCGCCGCCTGGCACACGTACGAAAGAAGTCCAGCTCGCCGTCGCCGAGGCGACCTGCGCCTCATCGTCCGGCCTTTCGGCGACCGCCGCATCTCTTGACAAGCATTATGACGAAATCCTACGTACGCGTTATCGAGGCGTCGTCACCACGTACGAGCGGCTGCGTACAAACGCTCTGCCTCGAGCGCGATCAATTGTCCAATCCGAAAGCATTTCATAGAACGGCCACAATTCCATCTGTCCGAAAGGAAACACATGCGTCTCGTCCGCACGCTCCTCGCCGGCATCTTCTCAGTGCTCGCACTCGCGGTCACACCGATGGCCGCCAACGCCGCAACACAATCTCTTCCGGCACCGAACGGCTATTTCTACCTGTGCGCCGACTACAACCTCGGGGGGCCGTGCGCTCACTGGGGTGGCTACAGCCTCAACACCGGCTCGTACGGCACCACCGCGCTGTCGGCCTGGAACAACGGATACGCCACCAGCAGCGGACTCGATGACGTACTCGTGTACCACGACGTGAACTTCACCGGCGCCACCCGCGGCATCTATCGCAGCGCGATCCTGAGCGATCTCCGGATGTACCGCTACGACGGCCAGACCTACACTCTCGCCAAGAACATCCGCTCATTCCGCTGGGTCAATCTCCCCTAACCACAACCATTAGCGTTCCGCCGCTCACCTCCGACAAGGTGAGCGGCGGTCTCGAACCGCTCTGCCGACGCAGCTGAGCCGTCGGGCCTTGACCAGCCGAGGCTCCGGCGAAACTCAGTTGCCCGCCCGACGAAAGACCGCGGCGCAAATCCCACGTCCCCCCGAACCGTCGGTCCGCCGCTCGGTCAGCCAGGACCGCAGCCGGTCACCGGCGGCTGTTCGCTCGCGCTGGGACTCGACCACCAACTTCGCCGGAGTCGCTGGATCTCTCGACACGTCAAGGCGCCAGGTCCGCCGGCCACGGGAAAGTAGCACCACACCTTCCGCTGCATGGAAAATCGTCGGACCCGACACGCCTTTCAGGGCGTCCCACGCCGCATCTTCCGCCATCACCTCCAGCGTCGCCGGCAGCGGCCATTTCGACACGGTGGAAGCGAACGTACGACCTGCCAAGGCAGCGGCATGCGGGTTTCTAAGGAAGTCGAGATCACGCTCGGCCATTGCCTGCTCGAAATAACGCAATGCCTCCGCCAGGGCGGACGTGCCATCCAGTCTGAATCCGGCTTCGACCCCTTCCTCAATTCCGTGGACGGCATCGTAGTTGGCGGAGAAAAGGGCGCCACGCCGACGATCTGCGATGAGTCCCTTCGCGTGGTTGAGCAGACAAGGATAGATGTCGACACCGACGTCGGCGAGCACACCGGCATCGGCCAGAAATCTGCTGCTCCCCCGCAGGAGCATCCGGACTCTGACGCCGCGCTCGACCGCCGCGCGTACGTGATCCAGGAGTAGATCAGGGCGACGGGCGATGCCGACGAGACTGTAGGTGGCAAGCAACAACTCCGTACGCGCTGACGCGATGACGCTGGCGATGGCGTCCTTGATCAGGTGCTGATCGTCGAAAGTCCAGATCGGTCCAACAGCGTCCGGATCTGCCGCCGGCAACGCCACCTTCGACCGATGCGTTCGGGCAATCCTCGTGACGACCGGGCTCTCGGTCAACGGCATCTCCCATTGGGCCTCCTGCCAGAGGACGGCGAAAAACCGGGCAAGCCGATCGACGTGAGCCGGTACGTCGACGACGACACCGTTCTCACCGGTCTGTTCGAAGGCACGCGTCATCAGATTGGCGCTGCTGACCAAGGCGACGCGATCGTCGATCACCGCGAACTTCGCATGGCATCCCTCGTACGCACGGACCGCGATGCCGTGTCTGGTCAGGTCCTCGAAACGCTTGCGCTCAAGCTGCTTGTCGACCTGCGCGTCCTCGTCCACCTCGTTGATGGCCTTGTCAAGATCCCTGTCGGTCATCGCCGAAATGACATAGACACCGCCGGTCAGGCGTTCGGCCGCGCGATAAAGAGCTTCCCGCAGCGCGTCGTCACCGATGAAAAAACTCGCAACGAACACCTTGCGGGAAGCCCCATCAATAAGCTCGATCAGATCGTCCCGAATGCGCGAGCCGCCGCCGAGATAGGTGAAGGTGTGCCGAATGCCGGCGTCGTCCGGCGTCGAGGGCACAAACTCCGTACGCGACGGACTCGCACGTTCCACAAAGAAATCGCCGGGCACCGTCACGTCACCAAGATCAATGACCTCAGGCATAGGCGAAGTCTTCCATCGCCCTCAACACATACACCCGGTGGAATTCACTCCGCCGCCACAGCGCGGAACGAACCTGCGCGCCGGTCACTTCGTGCCCGTACTCGGTCATTGCTTCCCGGATGCCCGCCTGAACCGTCTGCTGATCGAGCTCGTCAAGTGGCGTTTCCAGCACGGTGTTCACGGCACGGCTCAGCGCGAAGACGGCTTTCGCGGCCTCATCGGCCGGCTCCAGTCGTACCGCCACAGCCACCACGAGACGCTCGCTCCGATCTGCGACCTCAAGGCGCAGCGGTCGTACGACCGAGTGCCGATCGTCACTCATCCTCTGCGCAACGTCGGCACCGATCTTGATGATGCGAGCGGGATCACCGGTGGACGCTGTCGTCCGGGCCTGCCCGTAGGCCGCGAGTGCGCCGCCGACGTTCGCGCTCAGCCGGGAGATCCAGCCAACCATGCCGTTTGGCGCCGCCATCTCGACGGTCGGAGCACGATGTCGATCATTGTGGTCCAGGAGAGAAAGGATTCCGGTGTCCTTCCCGGCCCAGCCGCGAGATCGGTACGCTGGGCAGGTTTCCGGGAAGGGCGTTTCGTCAGCGACGACTGTGTGCACCCAGTCGGGCAGGCCTTCCACGGCACCAAGCTGGATACGCCGATCGAGGAAGGCGGCGCGACCGGTCTGGTGGAGGTCCTCTGGCATCGGCGCGGAAAACACCGGCGTGATCCGATGGATCAGCGGCACGGCCGCATCCTCGAAGGCGACGAGATCGTCCGTCCGCGGCAGGTACAGCAACGTCAACGTCGCCGGATGACTTTCGAACAGTTGCTCGGCCGCGAGCGACTCCCTGGCCCTGTCTCGCATCACCGCGTACGAACGATCCCGTTGCACCACCTCAAGAACGCCGACCGCGGCGATGTGCGACATCACTCGTACGACCAGATGCTCCGGCAGTCCGGTCACCTCGACCACGTCGGCCACCGTGACGACACCGAGTTGGAGCGCCGCCTCGATGACGAACCGCTCCACCACGGACAGCCCGTGCGCGACCAGTTTGGTCACCGGCGCCCGCCAGAACAGAATCGGCACGACCGCCTCGACCAGTTCGATCGAACCGCGCTGATCGAGCTTCGGTGAATCGGGCTTCCATTCGTAGGCGACGGTCATCAGAAGCGTGCCACCACCTGGCACTGCGAACCACTGTCGAAAAGGCCGAAAAGATGGTCGTAGAAGACCTTCGCGCCATCCACACCCGTCAACTGCTGAAGCGTTTGACGGTGACCGACGAGAACCAACGCGCGCTGAGCCCGGGTGCAGGCTACGTTCAGCCGGCGTACGTCCTGGAGCCAACGGCCGAAGCGTGGGCCGACCCTTCCACGGGCAGCACGTGTGAAAGACAACACGACGATATCCGACTGCTGACCCTGAATCGCGTCGATCACATCGATAACCTTCGTCTTCAGGGCTTTGAGCCGCATGTCATTGATCGCGCGATCGAGCGCTGTCGCCTGGACACGGTAGAACGCCAACACACTCACGGTAACTCCACTGACGCCGGCACTGCTGAGCTCGTCGTCATACGTCTTCAGCGCCCACAACACGGCTTTCTGCTCCAACGGGTTGACGAATCCCGTACCCACCTGCCTGTCCAAGGCGTCGTCGCGATATTTGCTGGTGTCGATGAATACGAGTGGGGCCGAAAACGCCGGGGTGATGAGCGGCCGCAGGCCGATCCGCTCCAGATCCCGTTCCGGCGGATCACGGTAATCACCACCGTAAACCGGTTGACGGACCACCTGCGACAACGCCGGAATCATCCGCCGTTGCACGACCATGCGTTCCCGCAGCCGCGGTTCGATCTCCTTGACCACGCGCTGGAACAAGCTGTGCACCAGATGCCGGCGCATCGCCTGAAGCAGATCCCGGTCGCCGGTGTCACCGGGAAACCGTTTCATCGCCTTGGCGAACGTAGCGCGGCAGCTGTCGACCCAATCGCCCGACGTGATCTGCTCGGCCAGTTCGGTGACTTCGCGACGCCGGAAAATCCGCTGCTCGTCGTCTTCCTGCCACAGCGCGGCAAGGTGTTCGACGCTCTCCGCAAGAGAGGCGGCGGCTCCGCGTTGATGTCGATAGATCGCTGTCAGCGCGTGTAAATGGCGCTCGTCCTCGTCGTCGACGTGCGGCGGCAACTGATGCTCGTCGCCGACCAGAACCCAGCGGCGAGCGCGTACGGCACCGATCAGGAACTCACTGTCGGTCACCCTGCTCGCCTCGTCGACGATCAACGTGTCGTAGTCGGTGTCTCTCACCCGCTGGCTGCCACCGCTGACAATGCCTTTGGTGGTCGCGCAAACCAGATTCGTCGCGCGTATGTACGACTGCCGTACGTCCTCGACAACATCGTCGTTCTGCCGGTCGGCGGTAAGCTGTTCCCAACGGTTGCGCAGCTTCTCGTACGTCCACAGCTTTTCCCGCTCGGCTTTCAGTGCCGCGACACGCGCTTCGACCACGTCGGTCTTCCACGGGAATCCCTGTTTCTCCGCCAGATCCTCGCGCCGCCGAGAGGCGATCACCTTCTCCCTGACCCGTTCACGCACCAGCGCCTCCGCCTCGGCCACCCCAGCCGTAGCCGCGACACGCGCTTCCTTCAATGCGGTCTCCGCTACTACCACGGCATTGCCGGCATAGGTGCGCTCATCGTGCGCGGCTTTCAGCTCAGCAGCGCAGTCGCTTTTCTTCTTTGCTGCGCGGCGATAACCATCGAAGACGTCGTTGAGCTCTTCGTACGCCTCCAGGCCGCCAGCCAGGAGTCGCACTTTCATCGGCTCCGACAGCACG
The nucleotide sequence above comes from Fodinicola acaciae. Encoded proteins:
- a CDS encoding SEC-C metal-binding domain-containing protein; protein product: MSETDIGEAIRRILITDGPATDDDLVERLTADGVDLGPHPEDTLLDALEAMDHNVVMLVDDRSAWAPQLLAGRVFTHRLSEWEIERDTLALDPDLTAVIVTTEIEGGDHLADGSAVTVVTFPMDAGLVAERGIPDGEGSFFLLLPRGHLAGMGLRGGDLVGVRRVEAGIALEKVDEDTVSTDTAALGGALTALLDDRHAVDLQLAIVTTCANDPSLFTQPLPPLGTTLPDLGFIRYGDWLQLAMPPEEVLSHRYGLDEKDARSAAAIISHFQRGEPGEDDLLLGMSDSAVAEAVLLELQPADPDRLHVFAESVGQRLAAVGHWLHGRAYELDGDVIAAENALLAAEKLDSQWEPIVSDLLYYANDRGNAARGLELLRRLGSGHPLSPIFQKFQPQPRPDLGRNKPCWCGSGRKYKACHLRSEILPLDVRASWLYQKAEVFQLDNIESAELLQTLAYRRARHSGWHEDPLPADAMLFEGGMFARFLAVRGALLPADEHILAEQWLLVERSVHQIKHIRPGRGLTMRDLRTGDVHEVRERTASRTLRTGDLVCCRVVPAGDTMQIFGGIEPVSLGQRDKLIELLDRGPAAEELVDFLTARFAPPQLVNTDGDPLMVREATLAVTDRNALRDALDRAYERNDDGSDEWMDFNNTQHIRATLHLDTQLRVSTNSENRLDRVLDQLRTLDPSLVVVDQSRESMDDVRTTTAPSLPAYDTETAHILEQHVREYERKWLDEPIPALSGHTPREAAADPTRRDDLTRLLDSFPDDESNPGATSPRRLRAALNL
- a CDS encoding phospholipase D-like domain-containing protein gives rise to the protein MPEVIDLGDVTVPGDFFVERASPSRTEFVPSTPDDAGIRHTFTYLGGGSRIRDDLIELIDGASRKVFVASFFIGDDALREALYRAAERLTGGVYVISAMTDRDLDKAINEVDEDAQVDKQLERKRFEDLTRHGIAVRAYEGCHAKFAVIDDRVALVSSANLMTRAFEQTGENGVVVDVPAHVDRLARFFAVLWQEAQWEMPLTESPVVTRIARTHRSKVALPAADPDAVGPIWTFDDQHLIKDAIASVIASARTELLLATYSLVGIARRPDLLLDHVRAAVERGVRVRMLLRGSSRFLADAGVLADVGVDIYPCLLNHAKGLIADRRRGALFSANYDAVHGIEEGVEAGFRLDGTSALAEALRYFEQAMAERDLDFLRNPHAAALAGRTFASTVSKWPLPATLEVMAEDAAWDALKGVSGPTIFHAAEGVVLLSRGRRTWRLDVSRDPATPAKLVVESQRERTAAGDRLRSWLTERRTDGSGGRGICAAVFRRAGN